Proteins from one Prevotella sp. E2-28 genomic window:
- the tpiA gene encoding triose-phosphate isomerase produces MKKTIVNLCRLLLGVVFILSGFVKAVDPLGTLYKMQDYLLAMHLGKWLPDMALLAFAVGLAALEFCLGIFLLFAIRRRATSRVIAVILSIMTPLTLWLALANPISDCGCFGDALVLTNWQTFWKNIILLAAAITVVKWPLEMFRFVSKSNQWIVINYSMLFILVISGWSLYDRPQFDFRPYQEGTDLRKGWTQMMEGNESPYADFFIEKADDGEDITEQVLNNEGYTFLLVAPWLEKADDSQLDLINQIYEYAKDNGYLFYGLTASGETGINRWRDITGAEYPFCLTDGTTLKTIIRSNPGLLLLKDGTVIRKWSHNRLPNEYDLTSPLDELEIGQAPDNTTTRHIVEVMLWFVLPLAILSVTDRLWMWTKWIRKQHNSNCIYKKETKMRKKIVAGNWKMNMNLQDGVALAKELNETLKAEKPNCGVVICTPFIHLASIAQFLDQNIIGLGAENCADKEKGAFTGEVSAEMVKSTGAQYVILGHSERREYYKETPEILKEKVLLAQKNDLKVIFCIGESLEEREAGKQNEVVKAELEGSVFNLSEEDFRKIVIAYEPIWAIGTGKTATAEQAEEIHAYIRSIIAEKYGQAVADDTTILYGGSCKASNAPELFAKPDIDGGLIGGASLKAADFKGIIDAFK; encoded by the coding sequence ATGAAAAAAACAATAGTCAACCTGTGCCGCCTGCTGTTGGGCGTGGTCTTTATCCTCTCAGGATTTGTTAAGGCCGTTGATCCATTAGGCACGCTGTACAAAATGCAAGACTATTTATTAGCCATGCATCTAGGCAAATGGTTGCCAGACATGGCTCTTTTGGCTTTCGCCGTAGGATTGGCAGCACTGGAGTTTTGCTTAGGCATATTCCTGCTGTTTGCCATTAGACGCAGAGCCACATCCAGGGTAATAGCGGTTATCCTGAGCATTATGACACCATTGACACTATGGCTGGCACTGGCTAACCCCATCAGCGACTGTGGCTGTTTCGGCGACGCACTTGTGCTAACGAACTGGCAGACGTTCTGGAAGAACATTATTCTGTTAGCGGCAGCAATAACGGTGGTAAAATGGCCATTGGAGATGTTTCGCTTTGTCAGCAAGTCAAACCAATGGATAGTCATTAACTACTCTATGCTGTTTATCCTGGTTATATCAGGATGGAGTCTATACGACAGGCCGCAATTCGACTTCCGTCCCTATCAGGAAGGTACTGACCTGCGAAAAGGATGGACACAGATGATGGAAGGCAACGAGTCGCCCTATGCAGACTTCTTCATAGAAAAGGCTGACGACGGGGAAGACATCACAGAGCAAGTGCTCAACAATGAAGGCTACACCTTCTTGCTCGTTGCCCCATGGCTTGAAAAAGCCGATGACTCGCAACTGGATTTGATAAACCAGATATACGAGTACGCAAAAGACAATGGCTATCTGTTCTACGGCCTAACAGCAAGTGGAGAGACCGGCATCAACCGTTGGCGTGACATTACTGGCGCAGAATACCCCTTCTGCCTGACTGACGGAACAACGCTGAAGACCATTATTCGAAGTAATCCGGGACTGCTTCTACTCAAAGACGGAACAGTGATTCGCAAATGGAGTCACAACAGACTGCCCAACGAGTACGACCTAACGTCACCATTGGATGAACTGGAAATAGGACAGGCACCTGACAATACCACGACACGTCATATTGTAGAGGTCATGTTATGGTTCGTACTACCACTGGCAATACTCTCTGTCACCGATCGTCTGTGGATGTGGACAAAATGGATAAGGAAACAACATAATAGTAATTGTATTTATAAAAAAGAAACAAAAATGAGAAAGAAAATTGTTGCAGGAAACTGGAAGATGAACATGAATCTCCAGGATGGCGTTGCTCTGGCAAAAGAGCTGAACGAGACATTGAAGGCTGAGAAGCCCAACTGTGGTGTAGTAATCTGCACTCCATTCATCCACCTCGCTTCTATCGCACAGTTCCTCGACCAGAACATCATCGGTCTGGGTGCTGAGAACTGCGCTGACAAGGAGAAAGGTGCTTTCACTGGTGAGGTTAGCGCCGAGATGGTAAAGAGCACAGGTGCTCAGTATGTGATTCTGGGTCACTCAGAGCGTCGTGAGTACTACAAGGAGACTCCAGAGATTCTGAAAGAGAAGGTGCTTCTGGCTCAGAAAAACGATCTGAAGGTTATCTTCTGTATCGGTGAGAGCCTGGAGGAGCGCGAAGCTGGCAAGCAGAACGAGGTAGTTAAGGCAGAACTCGAGGGTTCAGTATTCAACCTGAGCGAGGAGGACTTCCGTAAGATCGTTATCGCCTACGAGCCAATCTGGGCTATCGGTACTGGTAAGACCGCTACTGCTGAGCAGGCTGAGGAGATTCACGCTTACATCCGTTCAATCATTGCCGAGAAGTACGGTCAGGCTGTTGCTGATGACACCACTATCCTCTATGGTGGTTCATGCAAAGCAAGCAACGCTCCTGAGCTGTTCGCTAAGCCCGACATCGATGGCGGTCTGATTGGCGGCGCTTCTCTGAAGGCTGCTGACTTCAAGGGTATTATCGACGCCTTCAAGTAA
- a CDS encoding SPOR domain-containing protein, which produces MKTGILQPIIKKVLVILPFYLFTFLPLTAQTFTQNIQKTKTGEGTITIHQDTAIDELVNGPVPTVKQKPTIKKTTPVKPTSRDNKKDTHVTQEIKDTIESLQEIDSLNNTPKRTFKAIGYRVQVLAGGNTRQDRQRAEQAGRSLRSLFPGEEVYVHFYSPRWICRLGNYRTYDEAHEKLLEVRKMGYEAATIVKGKITLTEEIK; this is translated from the coding sequence ATGAAAACTGGAATATTGCAACCCATTATTAAAAAGGTATTAGTCATTTTACCCTTTTACCTTTTTACTTTTTTACCTTTAACCGCACAAACCTTCACCCAGAATATTCAGAAAACGAAAACGGGGGAAGGTACTATTACCATTCATCAGGATACAGCAATAGACGAACTGGTAAACGGGCCAGTGCCTACTGTTAAACAAAAGCCAACAATAAAAAAGACAACACCCGTCAAGCCAACATCCAGAGATAACAAGAAAGACACACATGTTACTCAGGAGATAAAAGACACGATAGAGAGTCTGCAAGAAATAGATTCACTGAATAATACGCCGAAACGAACATTCAAAGCTATAGGATACCGTGTTCAGGTGTTGGCTGGCGGTAACACCCGACAAGACAGACAACGCGCAGAACAGGCTGGACGATCATTAAGAAGCCTCTTTCCTGGAGAAGAGGTTTACGTACACTTCTATTCTCCACGGTGGATTTGCCGTTTGGGGAACTATCGCACTTATGATGAAGCCCACGAGAAACTGTTGGAAGTTCGTAAAA